TTGCGAGCGATTGGTTGGGGGAGTTTGACATTCAGCGGAGTTCGTTGATAAGCCCCAGGGCTCGCGAGCTTATCTGGGATAAAAGTTTCTGCTGGGTGCGGAGGCCGAATTTTTCCAGTCCCAGAATCTGTTCCCTGGGGGCATCGTAATAAAAAAGCAGTTTGTGGTTATAGATCGACGGCGCAAGACTGTGATCGCCGAAACAGATCTTGGCCTCGCCGGAATTTTCCGCCCCGATCAGAATCAGGCCCAGTTTGTGGGCTTCCTCCATCTTCCGCTGGATTGACGATTCCTGGTTGAATTTTCGTTCCAGGTTTGCCGTGGAGCTCTCCAGGCTGTGCAAGAGCTCAAGGCTTTTGGCGAAATTCTCGAGGTTGTGACGGGTTTCGGCGTAAAACTTAAGTTTTAAACGATGCATTATATCATCGAGCCGGCCCTGTGCCAGCAGCTGTTCAAGCACCTTCCTCTGGCCTGTGTTAAGGGATATCTTTTTGGCTTCTTCCACTTGTCGGTAAAACTTTTCAACTTGTGGTCGGTGTTGGCCCTCGTGAAGCTTTGCCTGGCGGATGAGTTTTTGTTTTTCTGCCTGAAAGAGTTGGCGCTGCTTTTCTACCGTGAGGCGTTGCTTCTCGAGTTGTCGAAGAAAACTCGGTATGACCAGGGGGTTGATGCTCAGGTTTGAATGGATGGTTCCTCTGGTACTCTGGCAGAAGATGAAGCGGGCGGCGGATAATGTGCTCGAACGCAGCTCGCGCTCGATGTAAATCTCTTCGCCGAGGATGGTCGAGGACAGACAGGAACCTATCCTAATTTCCCGGCCGCTGATCGTGGCATTCTGTACAACCTGGTTTATTTTAATCTCATCTCCTTCGACATGGGCCCCGATGACTTTGCCGATTTCAATCCGCCGACCGATAACTTTCGCCTGGCTGTCAACGATGCCGGAGATGATGATGCTGTCGCCTTCGATCGTGGCCCCGCGCCCGACATTGCCGTCGATAATGATCTCTCGGGATTTCAGGGAAAAACCCGGCTTGACCGATTCATGCAGGATGTCTTTGTTGCCGGAGATCTTGATGGTTGAATCAATTTCGGAAAAATCATTGACTTCAATATTGCCGATCGAAAAATTAATCTCTTTGGCCAGGACGTCTTTGCTGATGAAGTATCCGCGTTCGGGTTCGTGGTAGAGGAACCCGGTGCTGCCGGCCCTGAGAATGGTTTGATTGAATTCGGGGTTATCCGTACGGTAAATGGTTTTACGGTCAAAAGAGGGGAGCTTTGCCTCCTGACCGGGTCGGGCTTTGATCGGTCGGCTGAAAATGTCAATGCCGTCGCGGCCGGCCGTGGCGTGGGTGATGATTGCCAGGGGCTCGTCCTGATGGATCAGGTTTTCGCTGAAACCCAGGTCATGGTAGTCGATTTTGCCGGTTTTTTCATTGCAGATTTTGCCTGGTTTCAGTTTGAGCTCGATCAGAATTTCAAGGTTGCCGTCGATACCCGGCTGCGGCGGGCTGGGGGCGGCGAGCGGAAAGGTGAAAAATGTCTTCTGCGCCCGGATTTTATCGTAGTCGGCTA
This sequence is a window from Pseudomonadota bacterium. Protein-coding genes within it:
- a CDS encoding DUF342 domain-containing protein translates to MTESIELLDILLHLDERRGLEYAFLSIRPNTRITDPEDPAVLPAIVEAVVNQLKQKKIGHGIIPKSDLIAEITRYLADYDKIRAQKTFFTFPLAAPSPPQPGIDGNLEILIELKLKPGKICNEKTGKIDYHDLGFSENLIHQDEPLAIITHATAGRDGIDIFSRPIKARPGQEAKLPSFDRKTIYRTDNPEFNQTILRAGSTGFLYHEPERGYFISKDVLAKEINFSIGNIEVNDFSEIDSTIKISGNKDILHESVKPGFSLKSREIIIDGNVGRGATIEGDSIIISGIVDSQAKVIGRRIEIGKVIGAHVEGDEIKINQVVQNATISGREIRIGSCLSSTILGEEIYIERELRSSTLSAARFIFCQSTRGTIHSNLSINPLVIPSFLRQLEKQRLTVEKQRQLFQAEKQKLIRQAKLHEGQHRPQVEKFYRQVEEAKKISLNTGQRKVLEQLLAQGRLDDIMHRLKLKFYAETRHNLENFAKSLELLHSLESSTANLERKFNQESSIQRKMEEAHKLGLILIGAENSGEAKICFGDHSLAPSIYNHKLLFYYDAPREQILGLEKFGLRTQQKLLSQISSRALGLINELR